The following proteins are encoded in a genomic region of Chryseobacterium cucumeris:
- a CDS encoding sensor histidine kinase, with amino-acid sequence MFNRVITNQTKTMVLLMLVFTAIILLFSGLVYFSIVNFSHQRFYELLKIRTATIVQIEKSKDHLDLPENYILSNLNDEELPMERDYVFAVPADSNFKKISQEVHIPDYFFKNIIREGESNYNDEEFYYIGQSFRYDDKDYIAIASAKNHYVVYYLGFLKRTLLTCIVLSLFFSMIFSFYLSKTLFRPILKITGKVKEISSENLHLRLESHPDNKELNELVDTFNDMLNRIETSFETQNHLIGNVSHELRTPLTSIMGEADVALSISRTADEYKETLGIILDEAEKLDKKIKALLMIAQTGFDGKIQKMDKVRIDQLLWDVIETLRRIDSRNNIYLDISMLPDNPKKLKVQGNEQLLHLAVANIISNGCKYSNFQQVKVSLGATNTDVYIIIKDNGIGIPEVEMNKIYDPFFRASNTNNYEGYGIGLPLARNIVRMHHGELIVSSHENQGTTVQMRFPNFYSTQKGEQAKV; translated from the coding sequence ATGTTTAACAGAGTCATTACAAATCAAACCAAAACGATGGTACTTTTGATGCTGGTTTTTACCGCCATCATTTTGCTATTCAGTGGTTTGGTGTATTTTTCTATCGTTAATTTTTCACATCAGAGGTTTTATGAACTGCTGAAGATAAGGACGGCAACCATTGTTCAGATCGAAAAAAGTAAAGATCATCTCGACCTTCCTGAAAACTATATTCTCAGCAACCTGAATGATGAGGAACTTCCGATGGAAAGAGACTATGTTTTTGCTGTTCCTGCCGATTCCAATTTCAAAAAAATATCTCAGGAAGTTCATATCCCCGATTATTTCTTTAAAAATATTATCAGAGAAGGAGAATCCAATTATAATGATGAAGAATTCTATTATATAGGACAAAGTTTCAGATATGATGATAAAGATTATATTGCCATCGCTTCTGCCAAAAACCATTATGTTGTTTATTATCTGGGCTTTTTAAAGAGAACACTGCTTACCTGTATTGTACTGTCTCTGTTTTTCAGTATGATTTTTTCTTTTTATCTGTCCAAAACCTTATTCAGGCCGATCTTAAAAATTACAGGAAAAGTAAAAGAAATCAGTTCTGAAAACCTTCACTTAAGATTGGAATCACATCCTGATAATAAAGAGCTTAATGAGTTGGTAGATACCTTTAATGATATGCTCAACCGCATTGAAACGTCTTTTGAAACCCAGAACCACCTGATTGGCAATGTTTCCCACGAATTGAGGACGCCTCTTACATCCATCATGGGAGAAGCCGATGTTGCGCTTTCTATCAGCAGAACGGCTGATGAATACAAAGAAACCCTCGGAATCATTCTGGATGAAGCTGAAAAGCTGGATAAAAAGATTAAAGCACTCTTAATGATTGCCCAAACCGGATTCGACGGGAAAATCCAGAAAATGGATAAGGTGAGAATTGATCAGCTTCTTTGGGACGTTATTGAAACCTTAAGGCGAATTGATTCCCGAAACAATATCTATCTTGATATCAGCATGCTTCCCGATAATCCTAAGAAATTAAAAGTTCAGGGGAATGAGCAGCTACTGCATCTTGCAGTGGCCAATATCATCAGTAATGGCTGTAAATATTCTAATTTTCAGCAGGTTAAAGTCTCTCTTGGCGCCACCAATACAGATGTCTACATCATTATAAAAGATAATGGGATCGGAATTCCTGAAGTGGAAATGAATAAAATCTACGATCCGTTTTTCAGAGCTTCCAATACCAATAATTATGAAGGCTACGGGATCGGACTTCCACTGGCAAGGAATATCGTCAGAATGCACCACGGTGAACTGATTGTAAGCTCTCACGAAAACCAGGGAACAACGGTACAAATGCGTTTTCCTAATTTCTACAGCACTCAGAAGGGGGAACAAGCCAAAGTGTAA
- a CDS encoding endonuclease/exonuclease/phosphatase family protein: MNPVKRWVNYSDQKGNAEIKVISFNTRAGRIGNKEVGPYLKSQDADVILLQEDAGIKYQFDGYQKANPGGGLTILTRHKIIKQQIIDPQDEEVRIPGVLADIEIKGKNYRFIDVYLNPFRFQKEMVKLNGDTDNDEQKIKDVVKRLIPTFKKHQDQVALIREVIDNSPYPVILTGDFNSVPNSYEYYHLSDGLDDAFLTAGKGSATSFHDYKFPIRIDYIFSSKSLKAISYEIDRSVSISDHYPVAVTFSTENK; the protein is encoded by the coding sequence ATGAATCCTGTAAAAAGATGGGTTAACTATTCTGATCAGAAAGGAAACGCTGAAATAAAAGTGATTTCTTTTAATACAAGGGCTGGCAGAATAGGAAACAAAGAGGTAGGACCGTACCTGAAATCTCAGGATGCTGATGTTATTCTTTTACAGGAGGACGCGGGTATTAAATATCAGTTTGATGGTTATCAGAAAGCAAATCCCGGAGGCGGCTTAACAATTCTGACCAGGCATAAAATCATTAAACAGCAGATTATTGATCCTCAAGATGAAGAGGTAAGAATTCCCGGTGTGCTGGCTGATATAGAAATTAAAGGCAAAAACTACAGGTTCATTGATGTCTATCTCAATCCATTTCGCTTTCAAAAAGAGATGGTGAAACTTAACGGAGATACCGATAACGACGAACAAAAAATAAAAGATGTTGTTAAGAGACTCATTCCTACCTTTAAAAAACATCAGGATCAGGTAGCGCTTATTCGTGAAGTAATTGACAATTCGCCTTACCCTGTTATCCTTACAGGTGATTTCAATTCTGTTCCCAATTCTTACGAATATTATCATTTATCTGATGGGCTTGACGATGCATTTCTGACTGCAGGAAAAGGAAGTGCAACCAGTTTTCACGATTATAAATTCCCCATCAGGATCGACTATATTTTTTCTTCAAAGTCATTAAAGGCAATATCTTACGAAATTGACCGTTCTGTAAGTATTTCAGATCATTATCCTGTCGCAGTAACATTTTCTACGGAGAATAAATAA
- the mutL gene encoding DNA mismatch repair endonuclease MutL: protein MSDIIQLLPDHVANQIAAGEVVQRPASIVKELLENAIDADATKIELIIRDAGKNLIQVVDDGKGMSETDARMAFERHATSKIKGTEDIFKIATKGFRGEALASIAAVSQVELRTKQKDTSIGTNIYIEGGVFQFQDPVQTADGSNFLVKNLFYNVPARRKFLKNNNIEFRHVIDEFQRVALAHENLEFSLFHDDEAVFRLRKGSQMQRIVDVFGRKLQPLLIPIKEDIIWCKLHGFVAKPEGAKKARGEQFLFVNGRYFRSAYFNKAVQEAFEGLLQPGYVPSFFLFLELDPEKIDVNIHPQKTEVKFEDEHLIFALLRSTIKRSLGIYNVSPSLDFDRDPELDEMMNKPIPSKGNGGGSGGGVFKMPEIIVDKDYNPFLEEKNVVHPEEIQNLTEMYHQNITAEPSKINLFEDEDFDEDLMRLPNGYWLFNKGDVTLMLDLGRMHRLLVSEGNKSTRKSSTNSHALLFSLEYHMNEIEKTKYNSIKKYLPELGFDMKIAHESVLRIDSLPEGLKETQAMKFLENLFEILDYKTEEEFMQYYHNQWNKMQSKSRFDFIYKKDAEQLIKDFTALGFPEFLPDGKRCFYEVPFNDFKNKF from the coding sequence ATGTCAGATATTATTCAGCTTTTACCGGATCATGTAGCCAACCAAATTGCAGCAGGAGAGGTGGTGCAGAGGCCTGCATCCATCGTGAAAGAACTTTTGGAAAATGCTATTGATGCAGATGCAACGAAAATTGAACTGATCATCAGAGATGCCGGGAAAAACCTTATCCAGGTGGTGGATGACGGAAAAGGAATGTCTGAAACAGATGCCCGTATGGCGTTTGAAAGGCATGCTACCTCAAAAATCAAAGGAACTGAAGATATCTTTAAGATAGCCACCAAAGGATTTCGTGGTGAAGCGCTGGCTTCTATAGCAGCAGTTTCCCAGGTGGAGCTCAGAACAAAACAGAAGGATACTTCCATTGGTACCAATATCTATATCGAAGGAGGGGTTTTCCAGTTTCAGGATCCGGTTCAGACAGCAGACGGATCAAATTTTTTAGTAAAAAATCTTTTCTACAATGTTCCTGCAAGAAGGAAATTTTTGAAAAATAATAATATTGAATTCAGACACGTAATTGATGAATTTCAGCGTGTTGCACTGGCTCATGAGAATCTGGAGTTTTCCCTTTTTCATGATGATGAAGCTGTTTTCAGACTGAGAAAAGGAAGCCAGATGCAGCGTATTGTGGATGTTTTCGGAAGAAAGCTTCAGCCGCTTCTGATTCCTATTAAAGAAGACATTATCTGGTGTAAACTTCATGGTTTTGTTGCTAAACCTGAAGGGGCCAAGAAAGCAAGAGGCGAGCAGTTCCTTTTTGTTAATGGAAGATACTTCAGAAGTGCATACTTCAATAAAGCAGTACAGGAAGCTTTTGAAGGCCTGCTTCAGCCTGGATATGTGCCATCCTTTTTCCTTTTTCTGGAACTTGATCCGGAGAAAATAGATGTTAACATCCATCCACAGAAAACTGAAGTGAAATTTGAAGATGAGCATCTTATTTTTGCTTTGCTTCGTTCAACCATTAAGAGATCTTTAGGGATTTACAATGTTTCTCCAAGCCTGGATTTCGACAGAGATCCCGAACTGGATGAAATGATGAATAAACCTATTCCGAGCAAAGGAAATGGAGGAGGATCCGGCGGAGGTGTTTTCAAAATGCCTGAAATCATTGTAGATAAAGACTATAATCCGTTTCTGGAAGAGAAAAATGTAGTACATCCGGAGGAAATTCAGAACCTTACGGAAATGTACCATCAGAATATTACAGCAGAGCCTTCAAAGATTAACCTGTTCGAAGATGAGGATTTTGATGAAGATCTGATGAGGCTTCCCAATGGATACTGGCTTTTTAACAAAGGAGATGTCACTTTAATGCTGGATCTGGGAAGAATGCACAGACTGTTGGTTTCTGAAGGAAACAAATCCACCAGAAAATCAAGCACAAACAGCCATGCTCTTCTTTTCTCTCTGGAGTATCATATGAATGAAATCGAAAAGACAAAATACAATTCGATCAAAAAATATCTCCCGGAATTAGGGTTTGACATGAAAATTGCTCATGAAAGTGTACTTCGAATAGATTCACTTCCGGAAGGGCTGAAAGAAACCCAGGCCATGAAATTCCTGGAGAACCTTTTTGAGATCCTGGATTACAAGACGGAAGAAGAATTCATGCAGTATTACCATAACCAATGGAATAAAATGCAGTCGAAATCCAGATTTGACTTTATTTATAAAAAAGATGCGGAACAACTGATCAAAGACTTTACAGCATTAGGCTTCCCGGAATTTTTACCGGATGGCAAAAGATGCTTTTATGAAGTTCCGTTTAATGACTTTAAAAACAAATTTTAA
- a CDS encoding GH3 auxin-responsive promoter family protein, with amino-acid sequence MATKALFNTVVNWFIRQRIDQIQNFIDHPIETQKGILFSQLFHAEDTEYGKLYGFNSISSYQDFKNKVPIVTYEEMEPFIEKARQGHKDVSWPGLIKHFAKSSGTTNAKSKFIPISAESLEYCHMKAGKDMVSIYANNHPENQLFNYKNLRLGGSSELYADFNTKFGDLSAILIDNLPFWVEITTTPSKKVSLMGEWESKLKAITSEVKNEDVGSILGVPSWMMVLLQRVLKETNVGSISELWPNLEVFFHGGISFKPYREQFRQIIGKNINYYEIYNASEGFFGIQDRSDSDEMLLMLDYGIFYEFIPMDQFHFSNPKVVSLEDVELGKNYAMVITTNGGLWRYLIGDTVVFTSINPFRIKITGRTKHYINAFGEELMITNVESALAKACEATGAQITDFTGAPVFMKGNEGGAHEWIFEFSQHPDDLEHFIDAFDKHLKTINSDYEAKRYNNMTLKRPIVHIAKENLFYHWLEAKGKLGGQNKVPRLSNDREYIDPLLEMNK; translated from the coding sequence ATGGCAACCAAAGCACTTTTCAATACCGTAGTTAACTGGTTTATCCGTCAAAGGATTGATCAGATACAGAATTTTATAGACCATCCGATTGAAACCCAGAAAGGTATACTCTTTTCTCAGCTGTTTCATGCGGAAGATACGGAATATGGTAAATTATACGGATTCAATTCTATCTCAAGTTATCAGGATTTTAAAAACAAAGTTCCTATTGTTACCTATGAAGAAATGGAACCTTTTATTGAAAAAGCAAGACAGGGACATAAAGACGTAAGCTGGCCGGGGCTTATTAAACATTTTGCCAAATCATCGGGTACCACCAATGCTAAAAGCAAATTCATTCCGATCTCTGCCGAAAGCCTTGAATACTGCCACATGAAAGCCGGAAAAGACATGGTTTCGATTTATGCCAACAACCATCCCGAAAACCAGCTTTTTAATTATAAAAACTTACGCTTAGGTGGAAGTTCCGAGCTTTATGCGGATTTTAATACAAAATTTGGAGATTTATCTGCGATCCTGATCGACAACCTTCCGTTTTGGGTAGAAATTACCACTACTCCCAGCAAGAAAGTTTCTTTGATGGGAGAATGGGAAAGTAAGCTTAAAGCAATTACATCCGAAGTAAAAAATGAAGACGTGGGAAGTATTCTTGGAGTACCAAGCTGGATGATGGTTCTTCTGCAAAGAGTATTAAAGGAAACCAATGTAGGAAGTATTTCGGAGCTGTGGCCTAATTTAGAGGTGTTTTTTCACGGTGGAATCAGCTTTAAGCCCTACAGGGAACAATTCAGACAGATCATCGGAAAAAACATCAATTACTACGAAATTTACAATGCTTCCGAAGGCTTCTTCGGTATCCAGGACAGATCAGACAGTGATGAGATGCTTTTAATGCTGGATTATGGGATATTTTATGAGTTTATTCCAATGGATCAGTTCCATTTTTCAAATCCTAAGGTCGTAAGCCTGGAAGATGTGGAATTAGGAAAAAATTATGCAATGGTGATCACGACCAATGGAGGACTCTGGAGATACCTGATTGGTGATACCGTTGTCTTTACCTCAATCAATCCGTTCAGAATAAAAATAACAGGAAGGACAAAGCACTATATCAATGCTTTTGGGGAAGAACTGATGATTACCAATGTAGAATCTGCTCTTGCAAAAGCCTGCGAAGCAACAGGAGCACAGATCACAGATTTCACGGGAGCACCGGTTTTCATGAAAGGAAACGAAGGAGGCGCTCATGAATGGATTTTTGAATTCAGCCAGCACCCGGATGATCTGGAACACTTTATTGATGCTTTTGACAAACACTTAAAGACCATCAATTCAGACTATGAAGCGAAAAGATACAACAATATGACTCTGAAAAGGCCGATTGTACATATCGCCAAAGAAAATCTGTTCTATCACTGGCTGGAAGCTAAAGGAAAGCTAGGCGGACAAAATAAGGTACCAAGACTAAGCAATGACAGAGAATATATTGATCCATTATTGGAAATGAATAAATAA
- a CDS encoding YoaK family protein, which translates to MLRNYSNSRTLGDNIRLGTLTAFTAGTINIASLLIFLSFTSNVTGHYAILAAEISKGNWTQVGVVGGWIFLFFFGSFLSNFIVINFNKKSKYFAHAMPIVLEIICLLFVGIYGQFYYQKTLEETEYLVALMLFATGLQNGLTASISNFSVKTTHLTGTTTDLGILVSMFTQKKYRKNGELIGRAKLLMSIMLAYVMGAVFSGLTYYYLEFRVFYVISICLLIVIGYDAYKIHIRHFNTKYRYSRIYKKPNLFAYLYDKIHGIPKREKKRKLVFED; encoded by the coding sequence ATGTTAAGAAATTATAGTAACAGCAGGACATTGGGAGACAACATCAGGTTGGGAACGCTGACTGCCTTCACGGCAGGTACTATAAACATTGCTTCCCTGTTGATATTCCTCTCTTTCACGTCAAACGTAACAGGACATTACGCTATTTTAGCGGCAGAAATCAGTAAAGGAAACTGGACACAGGTAGGAGTTGTAGGCGGATGGATCTTTTTGTTCTTCTTCGGAAGCTTCCTGTCCAACTTTATTGTTATCAATTTTAATAAGAAAAGTAAATATTTCGCCCATGCCATGCCGATTGTGCTGGAAATCATATGTCTTCTGTTTGTAGGAATATACGGACAGTTTTATTACCAGAAAACATTGGAAGAAACAGAATATTTAGTGGCTTTGATGCTTTTTGCCACCGGACTTCAGAACGGTCTTACCGCAAGTATTTCCAACTTCTCTGTGAAAACGACCCACCTTACCGGAACCACTACCGACCTGGGAATTCTGGTATCCATGTTTACCCAGAAAAAATACAGAAAAAACGGGGAGCTGATTGGCAGGGCAAAACTTCTCATGAGTATTATGCTTGCTTATGTAATGGGCGCTGTATTCTCGGGGTTAACATATTACTATCTGGAATTCAGAGTATTCTATGTGATCAGCATATGTCTTCTGATTGTCATCGGATATGATGCTTATAAAATTCATATTCGTCATTTCAACACAAAATACAGATACAGCAGGATTTATAAAAAACCTAATCTCTTTGCTTATCTGTATGATAAAATCCATGGAATTCCTAAAAGAGAAAAGAAAAGAAAGCTTGTCTTTGAGGATTAA
- a CDS encoding rhomboid family intramembrane serine protease: MFNNIPPITRNIIIINIIVYLVANFMLPNLYDTLSGFYPFSPNFKSWQVITHMFMHAPFREPGGIMHILFNMFTLFSFGPILEQTLGDKKYLILYFASGLGSFFLFNLWNFVEAQQIISGLQDMGLSAAEIYPKAALDYVGSLKISATTVEGQELSSQYYNLLISRMMGASGAIFGVVAAFATLYPDAKIGIMFIPVPIKVKYLLPIIVVISIYLGVSGNGGGIAHLAHVGGALVGWLLARIWKKHLYRFN; encoded by the coding sequence ATGTTTAACAATATACCACCCATTACAAGGAACATTATTATTATCAACATTATTGTTTATTTGGTTGCTAATTTTATGCTTCCGAATTTATACGATACACTTTCTGGGTTTTATCCATTCTCTCCCAATTTTAAATCCTGGCAGGTTATTACCCATATGTTTATGCACGCTCCATTTAGAGAGCCTGGGGGTATAATGCATATTTTATTTAATATGTTTACATTATTTAGCTTTGGACCTATTCTGGAGCAAACATTGGGAGATAAAAAATATCTGATACTATATTTCGCAAGTGGACTAGGCTCGTTTTTCTTATTCAATCTTTGGAATTTTGTAGAAGCTCAGCAAATTATTTCTGGTTTACAAGATATGGGACTTAGCGCGGCCGAAATTTATCCAAAAGCCGCACTTGATTATGTGGGAAGTCTGAAGATCAGTGCTACAACAGTTGAAGGACAGGAATTATCCAGTCAATATTATAACCTGCTTATATCTCGTATGATGGGTGCTTCCGGCGCTATTTTCGGAGTAGTAGCAGCTTTTGCCACATTATATCCCGATGCTAAAATCGGAATTATGTTTATTCCTGTTCCGATTAAAGTAAAATATCTTTTACCAATTATTGTTGTAATTTCAATATATCTTGGAGTATCAGGAAACGGAGGAGGCATTGCCCACCTTGCTCACGTAGGAGGAGCTTTGGTTGGATGGCTTTTGGCAAGGATATGGAAAAAGCATTTATACAGATTCAACTAA
- a CDS encoding response regulator transcription factor has protein sequence MKKIILIEDETSVVSFIKKGLQENGYEISVAFDGRTGVQLVQANDFDLVILDIMLPEMNGLDVCKEIRKTNQSVPILFLTALGTSENIVLGLESGGDDYLVKPFKFIELVARVKSLLRRSNNNGPQEIAEPEPDNEHVFQFSDLMVNDYTKKVTRAGEDISLTSTEYKLLLYFLNNPEKVISRAEILDAVWGVNYELGTNVVDVYVNYLRKKLDSQDDNKLIHTVIGMGYVLKKT, from the coding sequence ATGAAAAAAATTATTCTTATCGAAGACGAAACCAGTGTGGTGTCCTTTATTAAAAAGGGGCTTCAGGAAAATGGATATGAAATTTCTGTAGCTTTTGACGGCCGTACAGGAGTTCAGCTGGTGCAGGCTAACGATTTTGATCTGGTAATTTTAGACATTATGCTTCCGGAAATGAACGGTCTGGATGTGTGCAAAGAAATAAGAAAAACCAATCAGAGCGTTCCTATTTTATTTCTGACTGCTTTGGGAACTTCTGAAAATATTGTTCTCGGCCTGGAAAGCGGTGGAGATGATTATCTGGTGAAGCCTTTTAAATTCATTGAACTGGTAGCCCGTGTAAAGTCTTTACTAAGGAGAAGCAACAACAACGGTCCACAGGAAATTGCCGAACCGGAGCCTGATAATGAACATGTATTCCAGTTTTCGGATCTGATGGTGAATGATTATACCAAGAAAGTAACCCGAGCCGGAGAAGATATTTCTCTTACTTCCACAGAGTATAAACTGCTGCTGTACTTCCTGAATAATCCGGAAAAAGTAATTTCGAGAGCAGAAATTCTGGATGCGGTCTGGGGCGTAAACTATGAACTGGGAACCAACGTGGTAGATGTTTATGTTAATTATTTAAGGAAAAAACTGGACAGCCAGGATGATAATAAACTGATTCATACCGTTATAGGAATGGGTTATGTGTTGAAAAAGACATAA
- a CDS encoding BrxA/BrxB family bacilliredoxin produces the protein MYPTDLVMPMKAELTDKGFQDLTTPAQVEEALKQSGTTLLVINSVCGCAAGAARPGVVYSLTGDKKPDHLTTVFAGFDTEAVVEARKHLAPFPPSSPCVALFKDGELVHMLERHHIEGNPAGAIAANLQAAYDEYC, from the coding sequence ATGTATCCAACAGATTTAGTAATGCCTATGAAGGCAGAGCTTACAGATAAAGGTTTTCAGGATTTAACAACTCCGGCTCAGGTAGAGGAAGCTTTGAAGCAGTCCGGAACCACATTATTGGTTATCAACTCTGTATGTGGTTGTGCGGCAGGTGCTGCAAGACCAGGAGTAGTATACTCTTTGACAGGAGATAAAAAGCCAGATCATTTAACGACTGTATTTGCAGGATTTGATACTGAAGCAGTAGTAGAAGCAAGAAAACACCTTGCTCCATTCCCTCCAAGTTCTCCATGTGTAGCGCTTTTCAAAGATGGTGAATTGGTTCACATGCTGGAAAGACATCACATTGAAGGGAACCCTGCAGGAGCTATTGCAGCTAACCTTCAGGCAGCATACGACGAATATTGCTAA
- a CDS encoding GatB/YqeY domain-containing protein: MSLENTINEAIKTAMRAKDKVALDSLRAVKSQILLLKTEAIGAEVTAEQEIAILQRMVKQRKDSYDQFTAQGRNDLAEVEDAQMKVIEQFLPKQLSAEELETEIKNIISETGAESVKDLGKVMGVASKALAGKSDGKSISEMAKKLLS, encoded by the coding sequence ATGAGTTTAGAAAATACCATAAACGAAGCTATAAAAACAGCAATGAGAGCTAAAGACAAAGTGGCTTTGGATTCTCTGCGTGCTGTAAAATCTCAGATATTACTGCTTAAAACAGAGGCTATCGGTGCCGAAGTAACAGCAGAACAGGAAATTGCTATTCTTCAGAGAATGGTAAAACAACGTAAGGATTCTTACGACCAATTTACGGCACAGGGAAGAAATGACCTTGCAGAAGTCGAAGATGCTCAGATGAAAGTTATCGAGCAGTTTCTGCCAAAACAGCTTTCTGCTGAAGAATTGGAAACAGAAATTAAAAATATTATTTCTGAAACCGGAGCTGAATCCGTTAAAGATTTAGGGAAGGTAATGGGAGTTGCATCAAAAGCATTAGCCGGAAAATCAGACGGAAAAAGCATTTCCGAGATGGCTAAAAAGCTCCTTTCTTAA
- a CDS encoding endonuclease/exonuclease/phosphatase family protein: MKSNQILLFIHIVVAVLLLCTLGNAWIPPNILGNLNLLSLGFPYLILAHVILTLIWIFKKEKIAIAFVLGTFIFYNPIRRWINFSPKTENLKTIRDIKVLTFNVKYGEYGWDKVKDYIKAQDADIILVQEKDTNRVIQRDLIKYPSVILKTKHKIVRQAELIDEKARGNSFYADIDINGKVIRIINVYLEPFRLHKSMFTKLDKLGLGNVSTLLSHMTPTFQAHEDQVKRIRKMIDLSPYPVILAGDFNSVPNSYEYYNLGKDLQDAFLVAGKGSASSFHDYKVPLRIDYIFSSKSIIPLSYKVDQSVKLSDHYPVIAEFLLN, translated from the coding sequence ATGAAGTCGAACCAGATATTACTATTTATACATATCGTTGTTGCTGTTTTGCTGTTATGCACATTGGGGAATGCATGGATTCCACCAAACATTTTAGGCAACCTGAATCTTCTGTCTCTTGGTTTTCCTTATCTGATACTGGCACATGTAATTCTAACGCTGATCTGGATCTTCAAAAAAGAAAAAATAGCCATTGCTTTTGTATTAGGTACATTTATTTTCTATAATCCGATCAGACGATGGATCAACTTTTCCCCAAAAACAGAAAATTTAAAAACAATCCGTGATATTAAGGTATTGACTTTTAATGTGAAATATGGAGAATATGGCTGGGATAAAGTAAAAGATTATATCAAGGCACAGGATGCAGATATTATTCTTGTACAGGAAAAAGATACAAACCGTGTTATACAGCGTGATCTTATAAAATACCCGTCGGTTATTCTTAAAACCAAGCATAAAATTGTAAGACAAGCAGAGCTTATTGACGAGAAAGCACGTGGAAATTCATTTTATGCTGATATAGACATTAATGGAAAAGTAATCCGAATTATTAATGTGTATCTTGAACCCTTCAGACTTCATAAATCTATGTTTACGAAACTTGATAAACTAGGTTTGGGAAATGTATCAACGCTACTTTCTCATATGACTCCTACATTTCAGGCACATGAAGACCAGGTAAAAAGAATCAGAAAAATGATAGATTTATCTCCTTATCCTGTTATTCTGGCCGGAGATTTTAATTCTGTTCCCAATTCATATGAGTATTATAACCTTGGAAAAGACCTTCAGGACGCATTCCTGGTTGCCGGAAAGGGCAGTGCCAGCAGTTTCCATGATTATAAAGTGCCTTTGAGAATTGATTATATTTTCAGTTCGAAATCAATCATTCCGCTAAGCTATAAAGTAGACCAGTCTGTGAAATTATCGGATCACTATCCTGTAATTGCGGAATTTCTATTAAATTAG